A section of the Pseudomonas sp. FP453 genome encodes:
- a CDS encoding RDD family protein, which translates to MSKSLLSPQGEFPAVGLGRRLAAMFYDFLLCTALLIVTAFIYKLVWMAFIGEARMRTLTESGALDGDPLLSTILLFVVFGFFAKFWTHSGQTLGMQVWGVRVQNADGSRISLWQALLRFVVSIASWLCVGLGFVWALFDKQKRSWHDIYSDTQLVRIPKQKK; encoded by the coding sequence ATGTCCAAATCCCTGCTGAGCCCCCAGGGCGAATTTCCCGCCGTTGGCCTGGGCCGTCGTCTGGCAGCGATGTTCTATGACTTCTTGCTGTGCACCGCGCTGCTGATCGTCACCGCGTTTATCTACAAGCTGGTGTGGATGGCGTTTATCGGCGAAGCCAGGATGCGCACCCTCACCGAATCCGGCGCGCTGGACGGCGACCCGCTGCTGTCAACGATTCTGCTGTTTGTGGTGTTTGGTTTCTTCGCCAAGTTCTGGACCCATTCCGGGCAGACCCTGGGCATGCAGGTGTGGGGCGTGCGCGTGCAGAACGCGGATGGCTCGCGCATCAGCCTGTGGCAGGCGCTGCTGCGGTTTGTGGTGTCGATTGCATCGTGGTTGTGCGTGGGGCTGGGGTTTGTCTGGGCGCTGTTTGATAAGCAAAAGCGCAGCTGGCATGACATCTATTCGGATACGCAGTTGGTGCGGATTCCGAAGCAGAAGAAATAA
- a CDS encoding cold-shock protein: MSDSKRQSGTVKWFNDEKGFGFITPESGPDLFVHFRAIQGNGFKSLKEGQKVTFVSVQGQKGLQADEVQAEG; the protein is encoded by the coding sequence ATGTCGGATAGCAAACGTCAGAGCGGCACCGTCAAGTGGTTTAACGACGAGAAAGGGTTTGGTTTTATCACTCCAGAAAGCGGCCCGGATCTGTTCGTGCATTTCCGCGCTATTCAAGGCAACGGCTTCAAGAGCCTGAAAGAAGGCCAGAAAGTGACCTTCGTCTCGGTCCAGGGCCAAAAAGGCCTGCAAGCAGACGAAGTACAAGCAGAAGGCTGA